Proteins encoded in a region of the Isosphaeraceae bacterium EP7 genome:
- a CDS encoding FAD-dependent oxidoreductase translates to MRRRQFLEGCGLGLTGLLAAESGLAPAAMVLDGLAGAEIAADLVIVGAGVGGCAAALAALKAGKTVVMTDPTDWVGGQLTQQAVPPDEHPWIEQFGGNASYFAFRRGVRDYYRRHYPLTAEASARLNLNPGNGTVSKLCHEPRVALAVLTEMLAPYASGGRLIVLLEHEPVAADVQGDRVRAVTVKHSPTGRSRTLVAPYFLDASELGDLLPLAGVEFVTGFEAKGETGDLSAPDVAQPENQQSFTCCFAMDHVQGEDHTVDRPAEYAFWRDYVPKLTPAWPGKLFGDASDPKTLKGRTLIFDPTGEGKGFWNYRRIADARNFAPGTYPGGMTLVNWPQNDYWLGNLIGVTPDEAKAHVARAKQLSLSLLYWLQTEFPRPDGGAGYKGLRLRPDVVGTADGLAKYPYIRESRRIRAEFTVLEKHVGTEARRAALGREDVTAEAFGDSVGIGSYRIDLHPSTGGNNYIDVSSLPFQVPLGSLIPRRVENVLAACKNLGVTHITNGCYRLHPVEWAIGEAAGALAAFCLDRKLSPRAVRNTQPRLREFQASLTARGVELDWPKLTPR, encoded by the coding sequence ATGCGTCGTCGACAGTTCCTGGAAGGTTGCGGACTGGGGCTGACGGGGCTGCTGGCCGCGGAGTCGGGGCTTGCTCCGGCGGCCATGGTCCTGGATGGGCTCGCGGGGGCCGAGATCGCCGCGGATCTCGTCATCGTCGGCGCGGGAGTGGGCGGGTGCGCGGCGGCCCTGGCGGCCCTGAAGGCGGGCAAGACGGTCGTGATGACCGACCCGACAGACTGGGTCGGCGGCCAGCTCACCCAGCAGGCGGTGCCCCCCGACGAGCATCCCTGGATCGAGCAGTTCGGCGGCAATGCCTCGTATTTCGCGTTCCGGCGGGGCGTGCGCGACTACTATCGCCGGCACTACCCCCTGACGGCTGAGGCCTCCGCTCGCCTGAACTTGAACCCGGGCAATGGGACGGTCTCCAAGCTCTGCCACGAGCCTCGAGTTGCGCTCGCGGTGCTGACGGAGATGCTCGCCCCCTATGCCTCGGGCGGCCGGCTGATTGTGCTCCTGGAGCACGAGCCGGTCGCGGCCGACGTCCAGGGCGATCGCGTCCGCGCCGTCACCGTGAAGCATTCGCCTACCGGCCGATCCCGCACCCTGGTCGCCCCCTATTTCCTCGACGCGTCGGAGCTGGGCGACCTGCTGCCGCTGGCCGGCGTCGAGTTCGTCACGGGCTTCGAGGCCAAGGGCGAGACCGGCGACCTGAGCGCCCCGGACGTCGCGCAGCCCGAGAATCAGCAGTCGTTCACGTGCTGCTTCGCCATGGACCACGTCCAGGGGGAGGACCACACGGTCGACAGGCCGGCCGAATACGCATTCTGGCGCGACTATGTGCCGAAGCTCACCCCCGCCTGGCCGGGCAAGCTGTTCGGCGACGCCTCCGACCCCAAGACGCTCAAGGGCCGCACGCTCATCTTCGACCCCACCGGCGAGGGCAAGGGGTTCTGGAACTACCGCCGGATTGCCGACGCCCGCAACTTCGCCCCCGGCACGTATCCCGGCGGCATGACGCTCGTGAACTGGCCCCAGAACGACTACTGGCTGGGCAACCTCATCGGCGTGACCCCGGACGAGGCCAAGGCGCACGTCGCCCGCGCCAAGCAGCTCAGCCTGTCCTTGCTCTATTGGCTCCAGACCGAGTTCCCCCGTCCCGACGGCGGCGCCGGCTACAAGGGGCTGCGGCTCAGGCCCGACGTGGTGGGGACCGCCGACGGCCTGGCAAAATATCCTTATATCCGCGAATCCAGGCGCATCCGGGCCGAGTTCACCGTGCTCGAGAAGCACGTCGGCACCGAGGCCCGGCGCGCCGCACTGGGTCGTGAGGACGTGACGGCCGAGGCGTTCGGCGACTCTGTGGGAATCGGCAGCTACCGGATCGATCTGCACCCCAGCACGGGCGGGAATAACTACATCGACGTCAGCTCGCTGCCGTTCCAGGTCCCGCTGGGCTCGCTCATCCCGCGCCGGGTGGAGAACGTCCTGGCCGCGTGCAAGAACCTGGGCGTGACCCACATCACCAACGGCTGCTATCGCCTGCACCCCGTCGAGTGGGCCATCGGCGAGGCCGCCGGCGCCCTGGCGGCCTTCTGCCTCGACCGCAAGCTTTCACCCCGCGCCGTCCGCAACACCCAGCCGCGGCTCCGCGAATTTCAGGCGAGCCTCACCGCGCGGGGCGTCGAACTGGACTGGCCCAAGCTCACTCCTCGCTGA
- a CDS encoding serine protease: MQQRSVVAIGFALALLAAGPGAHAAELPGSGVASPKANAEDDLTIRPTVLIRQGRTVGSGTIIASVAGETLVLTASHVVNGREPIVVELHRYNLGREAEPAAAGARPMAVKGDRVGDDRHGDVAVVRIRGMRALPYVARLTAGDEEPAQGSKVTSVGIDLATNLSRWSTTMRGVAWLDMTQKEEERPFLVTTKAPEHGRSGGGLYQDALLIGVCVGRAEFDEGRTRGVFAGASNIRLVLQERGLMDLIAQSEQIPLADRSASFRRGEIAPGARRIVPVPTAAGSRSHGR, encoded by the coding sequence ATGCAACAGCGATCCGTCGTCGCGATTGGCTTCGCGCTCGCATTGCTGGCGGCTGGGCCCGGCGCGCACGCGGCCGAGCTTCCAGGAAGCGGCGTCGCGAGCCCGAAGGCGAACGCCGAAGATGACCTGACGATCCGGCCGACGGTCCTCATCCGGCAGGGCAGGACCGTGGGCAGCGGCACGATCATCGCGTCTGTCGCGGGCGAGACCCTGGTGCTGACCGCCTCGCACGTCGTCAACGGCCGCGAGCCGATCGTCGTCGAACTGCATCGGTACAACCTCGGCCGCGAGGCGGAGCCCGCCGCGGCGGGTGCCCGGCCGATGGCCGTCAAGGGGGATCGGGTGGGGGACGACCGCCACGGAGACGTCGCGGTGGTACGCATCCGAGGGATGAGGGCCTTGCCTTATGTGGCCCGGCTGACGGCCGGCGATGAGGAGCCCGCCCAGGGCTCGAAGGTCACCTCGGTGGGAATCGACCTGGCGACGAATCTCAGCCGATGGTCCACGACCATGCGAGGCGTCGCCTGGCTGGACATGACGCAGAAAGAAGAAGAACGCCCGTTCCTGGTCACGACCAAGGCCCCGGAGCACGGCCGTTCGGGAGGGGGCCTGTACCAGGACGCCCTCCTCATCGGCGTCTGCGTGGGGCGGGCCGAATTCGACGAGGGGCGGACCCGGGGCGTATTCGCGGGCGCCTCGAACATCCGCCTGGTGCTCCAGGAACGAGGCCTGATGGACCTGATCGCGCAGTCCGAGCAGATACCGCTCGCCGACCGCTCGGCCTCGTTCCGTCGAGGCGAGATTGCCCCCGGCGCGCGGCGTATCGTGCCCGTACCGACGGCCGCGGGGAGTCGCTCGCATGGAAGATGA
- a CDS encoding ferritin-like domain-containing protein, whose amino-acid sequence MLNELDREVSSTSEVVDEPAAGRGRRSFLMRSTLAIPAALAMSGVAKAGSLGTLPSLYSGWNSRNFREIGNDEANHVSVLTSLLGANARPKPTFQNLVAGSAAQFAGLSQAFENIGVGAYLRANFFIFDAQTRFIANQIALAEAYHAGYLNTLVNTPVLPNGNSFANGLLVSQVVNAVSPYVASLNGGPAPGYDDVSSAANDINILNFALLLEQLEAEFYSINIPRVFG is encoded by the coding sequence ATGCTGAACGAACTCGACCGCGAAGTGTCCTCCACGTCCGAAGTCGTCGATGAGCCGGCCGCAGGCCGTGGCCGTCGGTCCTTCCTGATGCGCTCGACGCTGGCGATCCCGGCGGCCCTGGCGATGAGTGGCGTGGCGAAGGCGGGCAGCCTCGGCACCCTTCCGTCGCTGTACTCGGGCTGGAATTCCCGCAACTTCCGTGAGATCGGCAACGACGAGGCGAATCACGTCTCCGTGCTGACCTCGCTGCTGGGCGCGAATGCCCGGCCCAAGCCGACGTTCCAGAACCTGGTGGCCGGCAGCGCCGCGCAATTCGCCGGCCTGTCCCAGGCGTTCGAGAACATCGGCGTTGGGGCCTATCTGCGGGCCAATTTCTTCATCTTCGACGCCCAGACTCGCTTCATCGCCAACCAGATCGCGCTGGCGGAAGCCTACCACGCGGGCTACCTCAACACGCTGGTGAATACGCCGGTCTTGCCGAACGGCAACTCGTTCGCCAATGGCCTGCTGGTCAGCCAGGTCGTCAACGCCGTCAGCCCGTACGTCGCCAGCCTCAATGGCGGCCCGGCCCCAGGCTACGATGACGTCAGCTCGGCTGCCAACGACATCAACATCCTGAACTTCGCCCTGCTGCTGGAGCAACTCGAGGCCGAGTTCTACAGCATCAACATCCCTCGAGTCTTCGGCTGA
- a CDS encoding DUF2721 domain-containing protein — MFDGPPSLMPLSASSSSTYATLSAMITPAIFLTANGSLIISTSNRMSRIVDRIRVLNDLGDSIGRGDTKLDYLATRLTHINDQLGRLIWRSDRIRYALTMLYLAFGAFILTSLSLALDVLAGNHRLVALPTLTALVGVTLMLVACLNMVREALEALRSNRREVRFYRELQDRRRADGRDLVPFAPSPPVDGPTSGSKPPPETSILLK, encoded by the coding sequence ATGTTCGACGGCCCGCCGAGTTTGATGCCCCTCTCCGCCTCCTCGTCGTCGACGTATGCAACCCTGTCGGCCATGATCACTCCGGCGATCTTCCTGACGGCCAACGGGTCGCTGATCATCTCGACGTCCAACCGGATGTCGAGGATCGTCGACCGGATCCGCGTGCTGAACGACCTGGGCGACTCGATCGGCCGGGGCGACACCAAGCTGGATTATCTCGCGACCCGGCTGACGCACATCAATGATCAGCTTGGCCGGCTCATCTGGCGCAGCGACCGGATCCGCTACGCCCTGACGATGCTGTACCTGGCCTTCGGCGCGTTCATTCTGACGAGCCTCTCCCTGGCGCTCGACGTGCTGGCCGGCAACCACAGGCTGGTGGCCCTGCCCACCCTGACGGCGCTCGTCGGCGTGACCCTGATGCTGGTCGCCTGCCTGAATATGGTCCGTGAGGCGTTGGAGGCGCTGCGATCGAACCGCCGCGAGGTCCGCTTCTACCGCGAATTACAGGACCGACGCCGCGCCGACGGCCGCGATCTCGTCCCGTTCGCCCCATCCCCGCCCGTCGACGGCCCAACCTCGGGCTCGAAGCCGCCGCCCGAGACGTCCATCCTCCTCAAATGA